A stretch of DNA from Synechococcus sp. PROS-9-1:
ATGACATCACCGGCATGAATCTGTTTCCCAATAATCGACGCTAAACAATCTTCTTCGCTTTCAAAAACCCGCGCAGGACCGGTGAGGACAGGGGTTTTAATGCCGCTGATTTTGGCGACAGCTCCTTCGCTTGCCAAATTCCCCTTCAAGATGGCCAAGTGCCCTTTCGCATAAAGGGGATCACTCAGTGGCCTGATCACTTCTTGTCCTTCGGGAGGTGTTGAAGGAACATTCGCCAACAGTTCCTGCAGTGTTTTGCCTTCAATCGTGCGGCAATTGCCATGGAGCAGCCCTGCATCCAATAGCAATTTCATCACCTGGGGAATGCCGCCTGCCTGATGAAGATCCACGGTGACAAAACGACCGCTCGGTTTGAGATCGCAAATCACAGGCACACGCTCCCGGATCATTTCAAAATCATCAATGCTGAGATCAACGCCTGCTGTGCGCGCGATTGCGAGCAAATGCAACACAGAGTTGGTGGACCCGCCCACCGCCATGATCACACTGATGGCATTCTCAAAGGCTTCACGCGTTAACAAATCAAGTGGACGAATATTGGATTTAATTGCTTCAACAAGAACTTCACCAGAACGCGCCGCACTCTCTGCCTTTTCCTCATCTTCAGCAGCCATTGTTGAACTGTGGGGAAGACTCAGCCCCATCGTTTCAATCGCAGCACTCATCGTATTGGCCGTAAACATGCCTCCACAGCTGCCAGCACCTGGGCAAGCATTTTTTTCAATTGCTGTTAGCTGCTCTTCATCAATTTTCCCGCTCGTAATCTGACCGACAGCCTCAAAAGCACTGACAACAGTGAGGTCACAGCCTCCTAGTTTCCCAGGCTTAATTGTTCCCCCATACACAAAGATCGAGGGAATATTCATACGTGCCATCGCCAACATGGCTCCGGGCATATTTTTATCGCAGCCACCAACGGCCAGAACACCATCCATGCTCTGGGCATTGCATGCGGTTTCAATCGCATCAGCGATCACCTCACGGCTCACCAAGGAATATTTCATTCCTTCGGTGCCCATGGAAATGCCATCACTCACAGTGATCGTGCCAAACATCTGAGGCATTCCGCCTGCTTTTCGAGCAGAGTCTTCAGCACGACGGGACAGAGCATCCAATCCCACGTTGCACGGTGTGATCGTGCTGTAACCGTTTGCGATCCCGATGATTGGCTTGCCGAAATCATCATCACCGAAGCCAACCGCTCTCAGCATTGCTCGATTTGGTGAGCGCTGAATGCCTTGAGTAACGGCGTCTGAGCGAAGCATGGCAACGACTGGATCGCAGATGGGGACAAGCCCCAACTTACCGGCCGTGGTGATTACGACTTTGAGCCGAGGTCTTCAAGCTGACGACGGACATCAGAGATGGCTGAATTGAGCTGCTCAACACGATGTTCAAGCTGATCCTCACGATCGGCGTATTGATTGGCCTCAAATGCCTCACTACCGTCTTGCATCCTTGGCGCATAGAGCATGGAACGCTGACGCTTGATCCGCTGACGCCGTTCTGCTTCGGTGAGCAGCCACCAACCCACTCCTGCTGCCCCAATGAGAGCTCCGCTCAGGAGTGTGAAGAGTGTTCCTGAGGTGGATTCCTGCTGCCTGCTCATCGCCGCCGATGGATTTTTTCAAGCCTAGGTCGAGGGAGCTGTTCTGATTTGCAGCCGTTGAGATGTGTTGCCAATCCCAGGAGAAATCTGACCATTCGCATTGAGTTCTTCATCAATGCAGGCGGTATGAATGGTGAGTTCGGGGAATGTTTCACCCAGTCGTTTGAGTCCAGGGCTAGCTGTTAAAGCAGAAATCACACGAAGCCTTCGGCTCTCAACACCTTTTGAGACAAGCTCTTCCATCAGCCCGACAAGCTCCTCTCCATCACTGATTTGATCGATCAGCAACACGAGACCAGCGTTCGCTTCGATCGTTTCAGGCAAGCCACCTAGACAGAGCTCTGCGTGGGGCAACACTTGCCTAGCTCCTTCCCAGAGCATCAGCCCACCAGGAAGAGAGGGCACGGCAAGCAAGGGAACACCCGTTTCGATCACGGTTCCTTCCGTGAGCTCCAGCGCGGTTTGTACCTCCTCACGGCGATGGGGAAGCCAATCTCGCAAGGCTTCATAGGTGAGCCAACGTCCCAACTCCTCGAGCGCTGTTCGATACAGCGATGGTGGTGTGCCCGCATGACGCAACATCGTGAGCCAGTGAGCAATGAGTGGATGGGGGGGAACAACCACCCTCAAGGTTTTGGCCATGGCACGTGGCGGGGCAGGTGTCTGCCATAACGTGACCGTTCAAGTTACGGCAGCTGCAGCCTGAAGCCGGCTGCATCCATCTCTGATGCTCCTTCCCGAATTGTTCCGTAAGCACCTGTTACCCGTTTTATTCGGGGTGCTTCTTACGTCGAGCTTGATCTCCTTTCCAATTGCTGCTCAAGCGATCACTGCGCCTGAATTGCGCGGTCAGTTTGCGGTGCAAGACATCAGCGACGACATGCATGGCAGGGATTTAAAAGAAAAAGAATTTTTGAAAGCTGATCTCCGTGGTGTTGATCTCAGTGAGACCGACCTGCGCGGAGCTGTGATCAACACCTCTCAACTGCAAGGGGCCGATCTACATGGAGCGAACCTTGAGGATGTGGTGGCATTTTCTAGCCGATTTGATGAAACCGACCTAAGCGACGCAAACTTCACGAACGCGATGCTGATGCAAAGCCGGTTTGTGGATGCACGTATTGAAGGAACGGATTTCACCAACGCCGTGATCGACCTCACTCAGATGAAGGCTTTATGTGGTCGTGCCAGTGGTGTGAATAGCGTCAGCGGCGTCAGCACTCGCGAAAGCCTGGGGTGCCGCTGATGTCGGGACGTCTTCCCGTCACGGTGATTACCGGCTTTCTTGGAGCCGGGAAAACAACACTGTTGCGCCATTTATTGATCAACAGCGGCCAACGACTCGCGGTGATGGTCAACGAGTTCGGAACCGTCGGCCTCGACGGCGATCTCATCCGAAGCTGCGGCTTCTGCCCTGAGGATGAAATCGATGGGCGTCTCGTTGAGCTGAACAACGGGTGCCTCTGCTGCACCGTGCAGGACGATTTTCTACCCACAATGGAAACGCTGCTCGCTCGCGCTGATCAGCTCGATGGAATCGTTGTTGAAACCAGTGGTTTAGCCCTTCCTAGGCCCCTGCTTCAGGCGCTCGAATGGCCCGCCATCCGGGCCCGGGTGCATGTGAATGGCGTGGTCACTGTTGTGGATGGAGAAGCCCTGAACAACGGAAGTCCTGTGGGAGATCCAGAGGCGTTGGAACGGCAACGCCAGGAAGACCCAAGCCTGGACCACCTCACGGCCATTGATGAGTTGTTCGCCGATCAACTTCAATCCGCTGACCTGGTGCTGGTCAGCCGCTCTGATTGCTTAGAGCCCACCGAACTGGACCAGATCCAGCAATCACTTGTCCCCAAGATCCGAACCGGGACAACGGTGATCCCCATGACTCGTGGTCAAGTCGACCCGAGTTTGCTTCTAGGAGTGGAGCGAGAGACATCAGGGGTCCATGACCATGAGCACCACGACCATGACCATCACGACCATGACCATCACGACCATGCACATGATCACCACGATCACACGCACTTAGATGTTGTTGGCGGCAATGTTCGTTTTGAAGGCGTGATTCAACGTTCGGACTTTGAACGGATCCTTCCTTCTTTCGTGACTGAACATCAGGTGGTGCGCCTAAAAGGAAGGGTCTGGTTACCTGGCAAATCCCTTCCTCTGCAAGTGCAAATGGTTGGCCCACGCTTAGAGACTTGGTTTGAAGCCGCTCCTCATCAGGCCTGGACTCCTGAAAGCCGATCAGGGGTGGATCTGGTTGTGATTGGATTCGACCCAAGCGCCTCTGAAAAACTCACAACCCTCCTCCTTGCTTCCACTGCTTCGAGCCAATGAGTCAAGGAAAAGCTCTCAGTCATTGAGGAATGACAATTTCACTAACTAATTACTGAAATTTATTTTCGCTAAAGGACGAGCTGAGGCTCAAGAATCGCTAGGAGCCTTGAACTGATCTCAATAGGTTTGGGGCTAGTCAACACAAATTCCTGGGCCTGACTCGAGGCACTGAATTCGAGACCTGCGCAGACAGCACTGAGCAGCAACAGGCAAGGCGTCGCTTTGCTTGACAACAGCTGAAAAGGCGCAGACAAAATGATCCGAACGATCGAAAGAACTTTTTTTAAGGGGTTTATTCACTCCTTTTGGAAAAAATAAAAGGTGGTC
This window harbors:
- the ilvD gene encoding dihydroxy-acid dehydratase translates to MLRSDAVTQGIQRSPNRAMLRAVGFGDDDFGKPIIGIANGYSTITPCNVGLDALSRRAEDSARKAGGMPQMFGTITVSDGISMGTEGMKYSLVSREVIADAIETACNAQSMDGVLAVGGCDKNMPGAMLAMARMNIPSIFVYGGTIKPGKLGGCDLTVVSAFEAVGQITSGKIDEEQLTAIEKNACPGAGSCGGMFTANTMSAAIETMGLSLPHSSTMAAEDEEKAESAARSGEVLVEAIKSNIRPLDLLTREAFENAISVIMAVGGSTNSVLHLLAIARTAGVDLSIDDFEMIRERVPVICDLKPSGRFVTVDLHQAGGIPQVMKLLLDAGLLHGNCRTIEGKTLQELLANVPSTPPEGQEVIRPLSDPLYAKGHLAILKGNLASEGAVAKISGIKTPVLTGPARVFESEEDCLASIIGKQIHAGDVIVIRQEGPVGGPGMREMLAPTAAIVGQGLGDKVALITDGRFSGGTYGLVVGHVAPEAAVGGAIGLVMEGDSITVDANQNLLQLNVNEVELERRRSIWSGHQPKYKTGVLGKYARLVSSSSLGAVTDQPD
- a CDS encoding uracil phosphoribosyltransferase — translated: MAKTLRVVVPPHPLIAHWLTMLRHAGTPPSLYRTALEELGRWLTYEALRDWLPHRREEVQTALELTEGTVIETGVPLLAVPSLPGGLMLWEGARQVLPHAELCLGGLPETIEANAGLVLLIDQISDGEELVGLMEELVSKGVESRRLRVISALTASPGLKRLGETFPELTIHTACIDEELNANGQISPGIGNTSQRLQIRTAPST
- a CDS encoding pentapeptide repeat-containing protein — its product is MLLPELFRKHLLPVLFGVLLTSSLISFPIAAQAITAPELRGQFAVQDISDDMHGRDLKEKEFLKADLRGVDLSETDLRGAVINTSQLQGADLHGANLEDVVAFSSRFDETDLSDANFTNAMLMQSRFVDARIEGTDFTNAVIDLTQMKALCGRASGVNSVSGVSTRESLGCR
- the cobW gene encoding cobalamin biosynthesis protein CobW — its product is MSGRLPVTVITGFLGAGKTTLLRHLLINSGQRLAVMVNEFGTVGLDGDLIRSCGFCPEDEIDGRLVELNNGCLCCTVQDDFLPTMETLLARADQLDGIVVETSGLALPRPLLQALEWPAIRARVHVNGVVTVVDGEALNNGSPVGDPEALERQRQEDPSLDHLTAIDELFADQLQSADLVLVSRSDCLEPTELDQIQQSLVPKIRTGTTVIPMTRGQVDPSLLLGVERETSGVHDHEHHDHDHHDHDHHDHAHDHHDHTHLDVVGGNVRFEGVIQRSDFERILPSFVTEHQVVRLKGRVWLPGKSLPLQVQMVGPRLETWFEAAPHQAWTPESRSGVDLVVIGFDPSASEKLTTLLLASTASSQ